One stretch of Toxoplasma gondii ME49 chromosome XI, whole genome shotgun sequence DNA includes these proteins:
- a CDS encoding hypothetical protein (encoded by transcript TGME49_309880), translating into MHCSLSFRLGSCLCPRSSMVTHNVGTHLRLPTEADHLSQPRLACPTRECGDAVAASTFDMATNSPFRTFFVGGILEEEGELSGTGIGCTSNHGRSSGTEKDLTSKCLLDSRLETADEGTTQGIGEDHDVSGVLVKTQEMSFASLKQPFGPAEELNRLEPQGKWDKIGRDITEGRCTSTTSASTLSGSKDNYSSLHQARASSSTTEVDAHSFGSFSPVAFPQTCASRPCSVSSLLSASLVCLVTAPGCSSPHEAPGDGSTPSLSFPPSQLSGEVGYSDSEREGVASLGTGGTSLFLDVPPTSHTPDGSAFASDAAWSFSPSTEADRVLNMLTTETDPLMEYGPEGLREEAGDEALESLPSNLTYASFCRSQDGGEDAESKEARPPVLWHPAKYSPWPNSWRCGQGEKSGEASPGLQRRSPHGLIGPISRSMSEASPRHTSTTASATEPFAETPTLFSVGKTGFGSQADDEHDEPLLAALKPMASFPSHVSQTSASTFSCISAPISPSKLPEATKLSDVQSPSSRRSNASSGGFFPHSDTVCVQRDDGRKEIEGLAVLAEENGCHVVLKTDMNQTGNSRSVPGACSVNRFDQNRCANGGSERWLSSGSGSSHKQNMPMRTEQAGADTGHTLSRPQLPWSRDPQSATETAEQVFPECTRGLFLSSSSANLCASSTSFFDSEAGQGHLSNPTEHSTMSQVPNREQPMVGSENSQFHGWVPPCQLPRGPVYRDTGFRPPRNTSHIGGPLCFHPGYPLQEVSHTCGDQMGSNRREDALSPNAALLGLPSVSLHASESVGPDVNQSWNSCPRNTLLVYTSVGNSRLEGRDGHAVMVPQLQEGEVRGRGSAEQMRGESFRNGFSSGFPVSQGSSRSASSPVCENFSRPFLSAGCQSRPTFPPPPPPGPRPPSRLPRVCSSETQRRPFVATLQEPGGLRPGFQIVDCQRGSGAERGEAAPRVRQETYGHGSAPFRDQATPYDACPPSQFLDNGEVVRGKQRNGATESLKGDPVVFGARCAKVSRPVPPPPGVVSHADTSGALPHPPRGVESPSGVTPFPLSGNFATGNPEQRSSGLDSVHGPFGISSGVAQREHLLGQAPLNFSGKQSPANPSNSPPFLRVTGDIRTTLAVPPQRPASPMSLTLNRLLAAYAGPAPEKLLSCPSSVPTLHPASSAPSVQRVHREWAPGGGAPGLVESGSRGATGKRQVVSGKGSRIVASSKTSPVNVEARQQNRNERFQGGSTPQAPGAGKTAVPHCTLLPQPAGAWLNRMTLRGVDDSAMEKCKKERGD; encoded by the coding sequence ATGCACTGCTCTCTATCGTTCCGTTTGGGCTCTTGTCTTTGTCCACGTTCATCGATGGTGACACACAACGTAGGAACTCACCTGCGCTTGCCTACGGAGGCCGACCACCTCAGTCAACCAAGGCTTGCGTGTCCCACCCGTGAGTGCGGTGATGCGGTTGCTGCTTCCACCTTCGATATGGCGACCAACAGCCCATTTCGAACGTTTTTTGTTGGAGGCATCCTAGAGGAGGAAGGTGAACTCAGCGGAACAGGGATAGGCTGTACAAGCAACCACGGAAGGTCATccggaacagagaaggaccTGACTTCTAAGTGTCTTCTCGATTCACGTTTAGAGACTGCCGATGAAGGCACAACGCAGGGTATTGGGGAAGATCACGACGTTTCCGGTGTCCTCGTGAAGACCCAAGAGATGAGCTTCGCGAGCCTCAAGCAGCCTTTCGGTCCGGCGGAGGAGCTCAACAGACTGGAGCCACAAGGAAAATGGGATAAGATAGGGCGGGATATAACCGAAGGCAGATGCACATCCACTACATCGGCTTCGACCCTCTCGGGCTCAAAAGATAACTATTCTTCGCTCCACCAGGCGCGTGCTTCGTCCTCGACTACAGAGGTGGATGCCCATAGTTTTGGCTCTTTTTCCCCCGTCGCGTTTCCCCAGACCTGTGCTTCTCGCCcgtgttctgtctcctcccttctctctgcttctctcgtgtgtctcgTCACGGCTCCTGGCTGTTCGTCTCCCCACGAAGCACCTGGGGACGGGTCCACCCCGTCactttccttccctccgtCTCAACTTTCTGGTGAAGTGGGATATTCTGATTCAGAAAGGGAAGGGGTTGCCTCTCTCGGTACCGGGGGCACTTCACTTTTCCTGGATGTGCCTCCCACTTCCCACACTCCAGATGGCTCAGCTTTTGCCTCGGATGCAGCGTGGagcttttctccttcgaccGAAGCTGACAGAGTGTTGAACATGCTGACCACTGAAACGGATCCTTTGATGGAATATGGACCGGAGGGTCTTCGAGAagaggcgggagacgaaGCTCTGGAGAGCCTCCCATCGAATCTCACATATGCATCCTTCTGTAGGTCCCAGGACGGTGGCGAAGACGCTGAATCAAAAGAGGCAAGGCCTCCTGTTCTCTGGCACCCCGCAAAGTACTCTCCGTGGCCTAACTCTTGGCGATGCGGGcaaggggagaagagcggcgaggCTAGTCCGGGCCTCCAGCGCAGGTCCCCACACGGTCTGATTGGGCCAATCAGCCGCTCCATGAGTGAGGCGTCTCCGCGTCATACGTCCACCACGGCATCAGCAACAGAACCGTTCGCTGAAACCCCGACGCTCTTTTCGGTGGGTAAAACGGGGTTTGGCTCCCAAGCAGATGACGAACACGATGAGCCCCTTCTCGCTGCCTTGAAGCCAATGGCCTCGTTCCCGTCCCACGTCTCACAGACTTCGGCCTCTACTTTCTCCTGTATTTCTGCGCCGATTTCGCCGTCAAAGCTGCCCGAGGCGACTAAACTCAGCGATGTGCAGAGCCCGAGCAGCCGGCGAAGCAATGCGAGCAGCGGAGGGTTTTTTCCACACTCGGACACTGTATGTGTTCAACGAGACgacggaagaaaggaaattGAGGGTCTCGCGGTTCTGGCTGAAGAAAATGGCTGCCACGTGGTCCTCAAGACAGATATGAATCAGACTGGGAACTCTCGATCAGTACCAGGAGCATGCAGTGTCAACAGATTCGATCAAAACCGATGTGCAAATGGTGGCAGTGAACGGTGGTTATCCTCTGGAAGTGGCTCATCTCATAAACAAAACATGCCAATGAGGACTGAACAGGCTGGGGCTGACACAGGTCACACATTGTCACGCCCTCAGTTGCCCTGGTCTCGTGACCCACAAAGCGCGACCGAAACAGCTGAGCAGGTTTTCCCAGAATGCACACGTGGCTTGTTTTTGTCATCTTCATCGGCAAACCTTTGTGCCAGTTCAACTTCGTTTTTTGATTCAGAAGCTGGTCAAGGACATCTTTCAAATCCTACAGAGCATTCGACGATGAGTCAAGTGCCGAACCGCGAGCAACCAATGGTCGGGTCTGAGAACTCCCAGTTTCATGGGTGGGTGCCACCGTGCCAGCTCCCAAGAGGCCCTGTATATCGGGACACCGGATTCCGACCTCCGCGGAACACGTCCCATATCGGAGGGCCCCTGTGTTTTCATCCGGGCTATCCGCTGCAGGAGGTCTCTCACACCTGTGGGGATCAGATGGGTTCAAACAGGCGCGAAGATGCCCTGTCACCAAATGCGGCGCTTCTCGGGCTTCCTAGTGtctcactgcatgcgtccgaGTCTGTCGGCCCGGACGTTAATCAGAGCTGGAACTCCTGTCCTCGGAATACTTTGCTGGTGTACACCTCGGTGGGGAATTCGCGCCTCGAGGGACGTGACGGACACGCCGTCATGGTTCCTCAGCTCCAGGAAGGTGAAGTTCGTGGGCGCGGGTCAGCCGAGCAGATGCGTGGGGAGTCATTTCGGAATGGCTTTAGTTCTGGCTTCCCCGTGTCCCAGGGTTCAAGTCGATCTGCCAGTTCGCCAGTCTGTGAAAATTTCTCTAGGCCGTTTCTCTCAGCAGGTTGCCAATCCAGACCTACTTTTCccccgcctccgccgcctggACCTCGCCCACCTTCTAGACTGCCTCGAGTCTGCAGCTctgagacgcagagacgtcCCTTCGTCGCGACTTTGCAGGAACCAGGTGGTCTCAGACCTGGCTTTCAAATTGTTGACTGCCAGAGGGGCTCAGGCGCCGAACGAGGGGAGGCCGCGCCGCGCGTAAGACAAGAGACCTACGGCCATGGCAGTGCGCCTTTTCGTGATCAGGCGACCCCGTACGACGCCTGTCCCCCGTCTCAGTTCCTCGATAATGGGGAAGTCGTtcgagggaaacagagaaacggcgCGACGGAGAGTCTGAAGGGAGACCCCGTGGTTTTCGGAGCCCGCTGTGCAAAGGTTTCCCGGCcagtgcctccgcctccgGGAGTCGTATCACATGCAGATACGTCTGGGGCTCTTCCCCACCCGCCGAGAGGCGTTGAATCTCCGTCAGGCGTGACTCCGTTTCCGCTCTCAGGGAACTTTGCGACCGGAAACCCGGAGCAGAGATCTTCTGGACTGGACAGCGTACATGGACCTTTTGGCATCTCCTCGGGTGTGGCACAGCGCGAGCACCTTCTTGGGCAAGCGCCTCTGAACTTTTCCGGTAAACAGAGCCCAGCCAATCCATCGAATTCACCACCATTTCTGAGAGTAACAGGCGACATCAGGACAACGCTCGCCGTTCCGCCTCAACGACCCGCGTCTCCCATGTCACTCACGCTGAATCGTCTCCTTGCTGCATACGCCGGCCCGGCACCTGAAAAGCTCCTTTCCTGTCCATCTTCCGTGCCAACGCTCCACCCAGCATCTTCCGCACCGTCTGTCCAGAGAGTTCACCGAGAGTGGGCACCTGGTGGCGGGGCTCCAGGGCTCGTGGAAAGTGGATCTCGAGGTGCCACTGGCAAGCGCCAGGTGGTGTCAGGGAAAGGGAGCAGAATTGTGGCTTCCAGTAAAACTTCACCGGTGAATGTCGAAGCGCGACAACAGAATCGCAACGAAAGATTCCAGGGGGGTTCTACACCTCAAGCACCAGGAGCTGGCAAGACCGCAGTTCCCCACTGTACCCTCTTGCCGCAGCCCGCAGGGGCGTGGCTAAACCGAATGACCCTCAGAGGAGTGGACGACTCCGCGATGGAGAAATGTAAGAAAGAACGGGGAGACTGA
- a CDS encoding hypothetical protein (encoded by transcript TGME49_309870) encodes MAGSVSGGASPPTGPASSLPSTTSLSPDTGGASVGSIPGLPKYILETRRKDLKGKSGVPPQVLNERGERLSSTGDPCVTTGAPVNHPQRQGSITGFSMAAIGRPDPLSFTSLHMHRGPLTSSSEGAPSSQRSVGEWDSSSSHSKVVERSSRFGVPDLKKAHEGDSFIQPQGSERITSAAAPSPYHVAPPESSSSCSQGWIGDCDSRRTNASPDFPPPSTGTQSPRHDLPGERKPYSASERASVSTAHHPFTLPVASLSGRLESFVDTSARISSSLTFCEGVGSRAATVPPDQSKEIPLNSSRHQMGCLPSSSHEGFRSTNGEYLPVSATWAGPSTGNALSNGATAVEGRDAEQLTRMDGMEDDDDDFLGDSFVVVEAVEGREEVPGCAFSPSPLRFPSHCFSADGLWDSEGPHGDFAVSVSDPETRSTGPLGRFTLYLVSGRTVAGAPFACRKRYSDFEWLRMQLVQAFPGVFVPPIPRKQKLGRFDSSFVENRRQGLQEFLQRLFRRRHLAKCSVCVGWLTRSPEGGMDQFKKEVAARPLAEQLGEFQEIFRAQLGESTGRGTRAESDRFIVFKQFLGKQLTTLEELHRHFSRLASLSRSQFGCVSALQNLLRDVCSSEENLLRQIPDLPIPAVRCELATLVSLQRACLVASPAHNYDVMQQVVAKEFDDTECMLEAVAGLERLVQLKHQAQAQIGREENSLRHVLRSARGSWLQTFVHRKDKDAQIAELRASIEALKLQVQVLEQWAEASRLVWVTMEMPKLVTAKSIAFTRAAHAFIDRQQQQFLQEARIWQAYWLRTGASASTALSDQPASQPRRPSEPESTRKL; translated from the coding sequence ATGGCGGGTTCTGTAAGTGGTGGAGCGTCTCCTCCTACTGGCCCAGCGTCTTCTTTGCCATCTacgacgtctctctctcctgacACTGGAGGGGCTTCTGTCGGCTCAATCCCAGGTCTTCCTAAGTACATTTTGGAAACTCGAAGGAAGGACCTGAAAGGAAAATCGGGTGTCCCGCCTCAAGTGCTTAATGAACGAGGAGAGCGGCTGAGTTCTACCGGCGACCCCTGTGTAACGACTGGTGCTCCTGTAAACCATCCTCAAAGACAAGGTTCAATCACGGGTTTCTCGATGGCCGCCATTGGTCGGCCTGACCCTTTGTCCTTCACTTCCCTTCACATGCACAGAGGTCCACTCACTTCGTCTTCAGAAGGGGCCCCTTCCTCACAGCGCAGCGTTGGTGAGTGGGACTCTTCCTCATCTCATTCGAAGGTCGTAGAAAGGTCATCAAGATTCGGGGTTCCCGATTTGAAGAAGGCACATGAAGGTGACTCCTTCATCCAACCTcagggaagcgagaggatAACTTCCGCTGCAGCACCTTCCCCTTACCACGTTGCTCCTCCTGaatcttcgtcttcttgtaGTCAAGGGTGGATAGGCGACTGCGACTCTCGCAGGACGAATGCTTCTCCCGATTTCCCCCCACCATCAACAGGAACACAATCTCCTCGTCACGATCTCCCGGGTGAGCGAAAGCCGTACAGTGCATCTGAACGCGCATCCGTGTCCACTGCTCACCACCCCTTCACGTTGCCGGTTGCCTCCTTATCCGGCCGTTTAGAATCTTTCGTAGATACCTCTGCTAGAATCAGTTCCTCTCTAACTTTCTGCGAAGGTGTAGGATCGAGGGCGGCAACAGTGCCCCCCGACCAGTCGAAAGAAATACCACTCAATTCCTCGCGCCACCAGATGGgttgccttccttcttcctcacacGAAGGTTTCCGCTCAACGAATGGGGAGTACTTACCAGTGTCGGCCACATGGGCAGGCCCAAGCACTGGAAACGCTCTTTCAAACGGGGCAACTGCAGTGGAGGGGCGCGACGCAGAACAGCTGACCCGAATGGACGGAATGGAAGATGACGACGACGATTTTCTCGGGGATTCCTTTGTTGTTGTAGAAGCTGTTGAAGGCCGAGAGGAGGTTCCTGGATgtgctttttctccttcccctctccgCTTCCCGAGTCACTGCTTTTCCGCGGACGGTTTATGGGACTCAGAAGGGCCTCATGGGGAtttcgctgtttctgtctccgatCCTGAGACTCGGTCTACGGGACCTCTGGGGAGATTTACGCTGTATCTTGTTAGCGGTCGGACGGTCGCTGGGGCGccatttgcatgcaggaaacGGTACAGCGACTTTGAGTGGCTTCGAATGCAGCTCGTTCAGGCTTTCCCGGGTGTCTTTGTGCCCCCCATTCCCCGGAAACAGAAGCTCGGACGATTTGATAGTTCTTTTGTTGAGAATCGTCGTCAGGGTCTACAGGAGTTTCTCCAGAGGCTGTTCCGACGTCGCCACTTAGCAAAGTGTTCCGTCTGCGTTGGGTGGTTGACTCGGAGTCCAGAGGGGGGAATGGACCAGTTCAAGAAGGAGGTTGCCGCTCGCCCTTTGGCTGAGCAGCTTGGGGAATTTCAAGAGATCTTCCGAGCGCAGCTGGGCGAATCTACCGGCCGAGGCACACGCGCAGAAAGCGATCGGTTCATTGTATTCAAGCAGTTTTTGGGAAAACAACTGACAACTCTGGAAGAACTGCACCGCCACTTCAGTCGACTGGCTTCTCTCAGTCGTTCGCAGTTCGGCTGCGTATCCGCCTTACAGAATTTACTCAGAGATGTTTGTTCCAGCGAAGAAAATCTCTTGAGACAGATTCCGGATCTACCGATTCCAGCGGTACGCTGCGAACTCGCGactctcgtgtctctgcagcggGCTTGCTTGGTCGCATCGCCCGCACACAACTACGATGTCATGCAGCAGGTCGTGGCAAAAGAGTTTGACGATACGGAGTGCATGCTGGAAGCAGTCGCCGGACTTGAGCGCTTGGTTCAGCTGAAGCATCAAGCTCAGGCGCAGATTGGACGCGAGGAAAACTCGCTTCGACACGTTCTAAGAAGCGCTCGGGGGAGTTGGCTGCAAACTTTTGTGCACCGGAAGGACAAAGATGCACAGATCGCAGAGCTCCGTGCTTCCATTGAGGCTCTCAAGCTGCAGGTTCAAGTCTTGGAACAGTGGGCAGAGGCGTCACGACTCGTTTGGGTAACGATGGAGATGCCCAAGCTGGTTACAGCGAAAAGCATTGCTTTCACGCGGGCAGCACATGCATTCATCGAtcggcagcagcagcagttTCTTCAGGAAGCTCGCATATGGCAAGCGTACTGGCTCCGCACtggcgcctctgcgtccACGGCACTTTCTGATCAACCAGCGTCACAGCCGAGACGCCCTAGCGAACCGGAGAGTACGCGAAAGCTGTAG
- a CDS encoding hypothetical protein (encoded by transcript TGME49_309865), which translates to MRGTQDPAQNMALTACLPCVRTPHVAGRHSCGITQHLEQKSEDIGRVRSICVTHLIVQAACGVPPFRSRLCRRTAASKNHEKLPGA; encoded by the exons ATGCGGGGGACACAAGATCCTGCGCAGAACATGGCGTTAACGGCCTGTCTCCCCTGTGTCAG GACCCCTCACGTGGCTGGCCGTCACTCATGCGGAATTACCCAGCACTTGGAACAAAAGAGCGAGGATATCGGACGTGTAAGATCCATCTGTGTCACACATTTGATTGTGCAAGCGGCATGTGGTGTTCCTCCGTTTCGCTCAAGGCTCTGCCGCCGAACAGCGGCGAGCAAGAACCACGAAAAACTGCCTGGTGCGTGA
- a CDS encoding hypothetical protein (encoded by transcript TGME49_309860) has translation MCRPAYRPRQLDDEALSLGLQYRQVLGIPIRVVEVDGSLPVTCLGFSEQTPRSVCCETPTPTPCSLCESPCHSRPPAKDATSVPHHRMIDGAEVALPHHEGLRTTVFFIHGLGGRAGQFRHQIHFLAQRGCRCIAVDLPGHGESRLVPYDSSMFTLDKSRKIVKTIFDEMSNTRTCKRVNGTDGGEKELGVRGSRLRRHAVVVGHSLGSLFALTLFADLEKEGRNAEVSGIVLIGALGAYPHTGVQRLLLSCIPAFVLELVRGLIKRQVQRQLYHPVTLQHNTRLVFAEDSVTRQNPMHVILSTLLDLQTSRPKKFLEEGIGAYHEVPQRPSILLLTGEKDAVCPMRDNAVLLKRELLGLSRASVKQRCHGAEERHGAKKQAPTDNKSRPHTWEDLRELSETKVANGTEKTKQEVTHEHRLGPNDVPNRGAPRKSHTVESENDARPDVEVDVIPCTGHNCMLEDPYTTNRMLWDFIKKVTRNSCGTSNVNNS, from the exons ATGTGTCGTCCGGCGTACCGTCCGCGTCAGCTCGACGATGAGGCACTCTCCTTGGGTCTCCAGTACCGCCAGGTGCTGGGGATTCCTATTCGCGTAGTCGAAGTAGACGGATCTTTGCCTGTAACATGTCTTGGTTTTTCGGAACAAACGCCTCGAAGTGTGTGTTGTGAAACGCCGACGCCGACACCATGTTCTCTCTGCGAGTCTCCTTGTCATTCTCGGCCGCCCGCCAAAGATGCCACTTCTGTCCCACACCACCGCATGATTGACGGTGCCGAGGTGGCTCTTCCACACCATGAAGGCCTTCGTACTACTGTTTTTTTCATTCACGGTCTTGGAGGACGCGCGGGCCAATTTCGTCACCAAATTCACTTTCTCGCTCAGAGAGGTTGTCGCTGTATTGCAGTCGACCTGCCTGGGCATGGCGAGAGCAGATTAGTTCCCTACGACAGCAGCATGTTCACTCTCGATAAATCGAGGAAAATCGTGAAAACCATATTTGATGAGATGAGTAACACGCGAACCTGCAAGCGTGTCAACGGGACAGAcggcggagaaaaagaattAGGTGTGCGCGGAAGCAGACTCCGTCGACATGCTGTAGTTGTAGGGCATTCTCTGGGATCCCTCTTTGCACTGACTCTGTTTGCTGACCTTGAAAAAGAGGGCCGGAACGCTGAAGTCAGTGGCATCGTTCTTATAGGAGCTCTGGGGGCGTATCCTCACACAGGTGTTCAGCGCCTCCTTCTGTCGTGTATCCCCGCCTTTGTCCTTGAATTAGTTCGTGGTCTCATCAAACGGCAAGTCCAGCGGCAACTTTACCACCCTGTCACGCTGCAACATAACACCAGGCTGGTGTTCGCCGAAGACAGTGTCACTCGACAAAACCCAATGCATGTTATCCTCTCTACTCTTCTAGACTTGCAGACAAGCCGGCCTAAGAAATTCTTGGAGGAAG GCATTGGAGCGTATCACGAAGTTCCGCAGCGACCATCGATTCTCCTTCTGACAGGAGAAAAGGATGCTGTCTGTCCCATGAGGGACAACGCAGTGCTTCTGAAGAGAGAATTGCTGGGGCTCTCACGTGCATCTGTGAAGCAGCGATGTCACGGCGCTGAAGAAAGACACGGGGCAAAGAAGCAGGCGCCGACGGACAACAAAAGCCGCCCTCACACCTGGGAAGATCTCAGAGAGTTATCAGAGACGAAAGTTGCGAatggaacagagaaaacaaaacaaGAAGTTACACACGAACATCGTTTGGGGCCAAACGACGTGCCAAACAGGGGTGCTCCCCGAAAATCTCATACGGTTGAAAGCGAAAACGATGCTCGCCCAGATGTTGAGGTTGACGTTATCCCGTGCACGGGACACAACTGCATGCTAGAAGACCCGTATACGACAAATCGCATGCTCTGGGATTTCATCAAGAAAGTGACACGAAATTCGTGTGGAACCTCGAATGTAAACAACTCGTGA